The following are encoded in a window of Sminthopsis crassicaudata isolate SCR6 chromosome 3, ASM4859323v1, whole genome shotgun sequence genomic DNA:
- the IL12A gene encoding interleukin-12 subunit alpha, whose protein sequence is MSPRRDAQLRYIFLIATLIGLSQVSWVKSIPVIQSEPSMHQYLRGSKNLLGTVTDTLQQARQKLELYSCSLEEIDHEDITESNTVRVCLPPELIKNGSCLVSREKLSVKLCLKSIYKDLETYKTEFKVIKETLAKDPTRQISLDQNMLAAIDEMMQALNFNSENVPVTPAPKEPDFYKAKVKLCLLLHAFRIRAVTIDRMRNYLCFLKGSLPDGFRSLG, encoded by the exons ATGAGCCCACGTCGAGATGCTCAGCTCCGAT ATATCTTCCTCATTGCCACACTTATTGGCCTTAGCCAAGTCAGCTGGGTCAAGAGCATTCCTGTGATCCAGTCTGAACCCAGCATGCACCAGTACCTCAGAGGCTCCAAGAACCTACTGGGGACTGTTACTGACACTCTTCAGCAG GCAAGACAAAAACTTGAACTTTACTCTTGTTCCTTGGAAGAGATTGATCATGAAGATATCACCGAAAGCAACACAGTCAGGGTCTGCTTACCCCCAGAATTAATCAAG AATGGAAGTTGCCTGGTTTCCAGAGAAAAACTTTCTGTTAAG TTGTGCCTTAAGAGCATCTATAAGGATCTGGAGACTTATAAGACTGAGTTTAAAGTGATCAAGGAAACTCTTGCAAAGGACCCTACAAGGCAAATTTCTCTGGATCAAAATATGTTGGCTGCTATTGATGAGATGAtgcag GCCCTGAATTTCAACAGTGAAAACGTGCCAGTGACCCCTGCACCCAAAGAACCTGACTTCTACAAGGCTAAAGTCAAGCTCTGCCTCCTCCTTCATGCTTTTAGAATCCGGGCTGTGACCATCGATAGAATGAGGAACTACCTGTGCTTCCTAAAGGGCTCCTTACCCGATGGCTTCAGGTCTTTGGGATAA